TATACTAAATACACATCCTAACTGGCTAGTTATCAACGAGTGCTGAAAGGTTTATGGTGATGCAAGGACACTTTTGGTCTGGGCAGCTGTTCCAAATGTGATCTGCATATTCAAAGTAATTGAGCTTCACTAGTGGATGAGCAGGGTGGGACTTGAGTCTGGTCTGGGCAGGTTTTTGAGAATAGCCCGATCTATGCATGGTTTCACCAGACTGACTACTCAGACCGTCTTCGGGGCCAAATTTGTATCTGTATTCAAGCCAAGTCTAGGCAACTCAAGCCCAGATAAGGAGGTCAGCCTCAATGAACTTACTACTGTTAGAGCCATCACTCTTATCTCAAGATTCTCAACCGCCACAAGCCAACCTTGCCTTGTTGAGCAATGACTCATGGGGTTGCAGGCCAGCTGCCTTCATTTGATACATTAACTTGATGCCTTCACCATAGAACCCTTTGTCCAAATACCCAGTAAGCATGGCATTCCAACATACCTCATTCCTCTGGTTACCAACAATCTCAAATGCCCTTCTTGCATCAAGGAGGAGCCCACATCTCCCATACATGTCAACCAAACTGCTCATCACATAGAGACCATTTCCATCCCAGGTTTGATGGCACTGGCATGGACCTTAGTTCCCAACTGCCCATCATCCTCAATCCTTCCACACACTCGCAGAGCACTTGACATCGTAAAGTTGTTCTTCTTTACCCCTTCCCTCCCCATATCCTTAAACATATCTACGACCTCGACAAATTTCCCTTCTCTACAATACCCAGCAATCATGGCCGTCTAAAGCACAGAATCCTGATGACAAACTTGTTCAAACACAAATCTTGCACCTTCTAAGCATCCGAATTTTGTGTAGAAATTGACGAACGAGCTGCCCAGAAACAAACCTTTTCCAAGCCCAATTTTAAGTACCCATTCATGGACTAGCTTCCCCAGCCCAAATTCACCAGTTTGGAAGCAAGCCTTGAGGACACTAACGAGGACCAAATTTGTATATGTATTAAAGCCGAGTAACTCAAGCCCAGATAAGAAGGTCAGCTTCAATGAACTTACTGTTAGAACCATCAGTCTATCTCAAGATTCTCAATCGCCACAGGCCAACCTTGCCTTCTTGAGCATTGAATCCTGAGGTTGCAGGCCAGCTGCCTTCATTTGATACATTAACTTGATGCCTTCATCATAGAACCCCTTCTGCAAATATCCAGTAAGCATGGCATTCCAACATACCTCATTCCTCTGGTTACCAACAATCTCAAACGCCCTTCTTGCATCACTAAGGAGCCCACATCTCCCATACATGTCAACCAAGCTGCTCATCACATAGAGATCCATTTCCACCCCAAGTTTGATGGCACTGGCATGGACCTGCCTTCCCAAGTGCCCATCGTCCATAATCCTTCCACACGCTCGCAGAGCACTTGACATCGTAAAGTTGTTCTTCTTTACCCCTTCTCTCCCCATATCTTTAAACAGATCCATGACCTTGACAAACTTCCCTACTCTACAATACCCACCAATCATGGCCGTCCAAAGCACAGTATCCCGACGACAAATTTGTTCAAACACAAATCTTGCACCTTCTAAGCATCCGAATTTCGTGTAAAAATCGACGAACGCGCTTCCCAGAAACAAATCTTTTCCAAAGCCAATTTTAAGTACCCATCCATGGACTTGCTTCCCCAGCCCAAATTCACCCGTTTGGAAGCAAGCCTTGAGGACACTAACGACAACCAAACCAGTGGATTCCAAGCTAGTCCTCTGTGGCATTTTGAAAAACAGCCATAGTGCTTTCCTGGGTTCATCGTTGTGAACGTAACCAGCAATCATAGTCACCCAAGAAATGGAGCTTCTAACGGGCATTTTGTCGAACAAATTTTGTGCAGCATCTAAACGATCACAAGAGACATACATTAGAAGCAGGCGATTGGCTAAGGGCAACCCAAGTTGGAGATCACTTCTGTTAATGTGGGCATGGACCTCAGAGCCTCTAATTGGGTCTCTGGAGTCCGTGCATTCTTTGAGGAGATAAGCATAGATGTCTTCTGGTACAGGAAGCTGCAGGCTGTCCATAAGGCATAAAACATCCGTAGTTGTAGTCGTGGTAATGTTCTTCCGGCCCTTGATTTTGGAAAGGTTTGGGATCCTGAGATTGGGCCGTCTCAGAGTGACTTTGTTTGGAGTTGCAGGTTGGGTGCATGCTTGTGATTGACGGGCCAAGGTGTGGAACCGGGCGAAGCGATAAGATGGGAAGTGAGGGCTGTAGGCCAAGGTCCTAACCATTTGAACATGAGACACTATGTATtgagataagagagagaggggccTTTTGATGGTGCTCAAGGTTTGATGAATGGTTTCCTACTAGCATCGAACTCAACCGTTTAAATGGAATCGATAAACCGTCTCTACtaattgatttggtttttatAAATGGTGTGGTTCGATTTTGAACCGGTTAAAACCAGTTAGACTTTTGAGTATATGGTTTTCAAGAATGATTTTAGTGTTCTACGAATGACTTTGATACTAGTGATCATGGGACTTCAATCTTTCCTTGaccaatgaaaaaaaaaactgaacaaaGTTATGCTCATATTATATTTAATTAAGGCAGAAATTAATAGCATAGATTTTGTTAACGTCAATTGAAATAATTAGGAAAAACTCTGTAATTTCATGGCAGCACAGAGGAAACAAAATCGGAAATGGATCATATTACCACAAACTCTTGAAACTTCATACCAGATGTGAAAAAGCCAAAGAAACCACACAGAGCTCTAAAATCATGAGAGaagtgatgaggcataaaacaccccacacGTCGTAGGCGCCACGTGGTCGACCCGACCTcaatccgagaaccgagtttGGCCGAGAAGGAAGTTGGGCCGACCCAATATCCGAGAAGTTACCCGACTTGGCCTTTTTTGAGCGGCCGCGGTGgccgaggccgagattatactgGTCACCACGattcctagccgacctcatggccgagaccaacctcctctcgggccgacctccatggccgacccACGGGCCGATCTCCATGGCCGACCCCACGCCGACCTCGTAGGCGAGCCCTCCTCCATCgaggctcccatagcaccccgGGATCTCGCCACGtcgcacatcccgagaatcacgggaggAGGGCCGAACCACGATCCGGCACAACACgagaatcacactctacatggactcttaccttaataagagtcagaccccaaaaaaataactctccactccgctctcaCTGTGGAGAACCTTCGAAACAAGggctcctaccatactaggactctcccaaccgtctcatctcctccttattCTATAAATACCcgggtatggagctctattccacatcttGCTTTGACTACGATTCTTTGTACGCgattgaagacctgacttgagcatcggagagtcctaggcggaaccacaccggccctcttgcgctcattgcttggtttttgagtTCATCCCAGGCGAACCAAgtacggaggttttcacacacaACAAGAAGTAACATTTTGATGAGTGTAGTCTGTCAATTACTACCATGTGAATCATGAGATTAGCAGTACGTACCAAGGAAGTCAATGTGATACACATCTTCAAATGTCCTACGACAACAACAAACTGAGCCatatcccaactgaatggggttggctacatggatccttgcaaaacaaagtaggaaaaactGACTGAGAGTAGAGAAACGAAAAAATGAAGAcaaaagagatgagaagagagagtaataggaaagaggcacaacccagaaagtcaggaaaatctcagctaaatcgGGTTGGCAACATGGATGCTTgtacttgccctccaataggctctgttagaaatctgaacaaaaaggagaggacagaaagaaggcCTGAGTTGAACgaaatcgttctgtccttaagacagtatttgcaccctcctaatcctgcaaagggttgcagcaaacctgcctcccaagataaatcaggcagactgttactggttgcagggacagtaacactgtgaagctatcagagattttttGATCATCTAgactgagagaattcgtggcccatttataggcccacaaggcctgttcggatgggtcacacccattggctcatatggcttgacctgaTAGGTTatgactattgggctgggctcccttggcggttgcactccctctttgatcagccaccgatccaacggtcggatcgatcctaagcaccctttgatcagacaccgtcgatcccgaaaagattaaggcgacatactGCGACGATGCGCAGgtgcgaagtgcaaagtgcgccatcaaagcgccacattgcgcctcacgcaaGCGCACGCGTACGCGTACGAGCTCGGACGGGtaccgtcctcgctcgcaagtgcaccgtacaatctcttctagcattacatgtgataataataactacttactactaacacatataaacccaatgagctttcctttcatagccgatgtgggactaaaagtccacatcaatattttgaaaaattccaacatttttctccaatttttaaaataattgagccTCAGTCAATAAACTCTCTGTACTtctaaatcatacttacataaaggtgtctttcgacttgaaccTTTATGTTGTCAAAATACATTAGTACTTGTCAAAACGAAGTAGCCGTagccttgaacttagaattttatagcgacaaatctaatatactagatatatgacttacttgaacatagtttcaataacacccgcacatttatggccttgtgctttcatcttaggttttcataagtgCCTTAGAGACAAGCTTTGAATCTCGCAGAAACGGCCCCAGTTCCTGcacttatataggtgaatctaataaaatgcaATTGTATGACTTGCATTTCCTATAAGGCATAGATTCATTTAAGGACTGATCCTACCCTCTGTCGGtttctccatacaaacatgCACTACCTTGAGATGTCAAGAGATCTTATCTCTACTAGTTGAGTGCATAGCCGGTTATTACTATAAGTATTTTTCCATTGAACTAGTTGACTAGATGTTGGTCCAGTGTctagttggttttcacttgcaggttacctctcatttaaaagctttaaacccatctccctggaagtcttccataccacatccctacccaggccttttgtaaagggattagccaaattttcctttgactttacataactaatagtcacaactcctttgatgagttgttctctTACATAGCTATGTCTTAAATTGATATGCCTTAACTTTCCATTGTCGACTTTATTATAAGCCCTtgataatgttgcttcattatcacaagatattgatatagcaggtattggcttaggccacagaggaatctctgttaagaggtccctaagccattctgcttcctttactGCCATTGCTAAAGCGATAAATTCAGACTCTATGGTGGAGTGTAAAACtacagtctgtttcttggatccccaagaaattgatcctccacccaaggtaaatatccaaccacttgtggactttgattcatcggatcctgtgatccaattagcatctgtgtatccttctagtactgcgggaaaatccttataacttaatgcataattcattgtgccctttaagtacttaagtactctagaaactgcattccaatgaatttgtccagggttatgagtaaacctactcaaaacaccaactgcaaaagctatatcaggacGAGTGCGACTGCATGGCATACATTAAGCTGCCAATGATACTAGCGTATTCCAATTGAGATATACAATTCCCTTCATTAGAAATTAATCTAATAGAATGATCATATGGGGTAGCAACTGGTTTACAGTCAtcatgattgaatttctttaatattttctttatgaaatgagactgtgttaaagaaatacaatcagaggatctaacaattttgattcccaaaattatatttgcttcacccatatctttcatatcaaaacacgAAGATAGGAAAGCCTTTGTCTCCAAAACAGTGCTTGTattagtaccaaagattaacatatcatcaacatataaacatattataacaccatgtccattcttgaatttagaataaacacatttatcagattcatttattctaaatccatttgctccaaccttttggtcaaatttatcatgccattgcttaggagcttgttttagaccatataaagatttgactagtttacaaaccttactttcctggcctttcaaaacaaacccttcaggttgttccatgtaaacttcttcttctaaatctccatttagaaaagcagttttaacatccatttggtgtataacaagtttattaatcgatgctaaagcaattaacaatctaactgtactaattctagcaacaggagcatatgtatcgaaataatcaatgccttctttttgcttaaagccctttgctacaagcctagctttaaacttatcaatggttccatcagcTTTAAGCTTTCGCTTAAAAATCCACTTACAACCAATAGATTTAAATCCAGGAGGTAAATCTGTTAAAACCCATGTTTTATTACCCATGAgagaatccatttcatcatttatagcttcttgccaaaaagcagaatcttgagaattcatggcttttcgaaaagtcaatggatcatgttcaacattatacacacaagaatatgtaacttcatttttgtttccttctaccaagaattgatagaaacctggaccaaaggatttttccactctaactcttttacttcttctaagttcaacactctcattattctcagaatttgattgaacaatatcttgatcctccttgtttgtattttcattcttccgtttcctagagaatgaatcctcaaagaactcagcatctctagattccaaaattgtattttggctaacggtctctgtagattccatcgttagaaatctataggccttgctatgttaggcatagccaatgaaaatacattcaattgccttttcacctaatttaggtcttttaggatcagttaatcttaccaatgctctacatccccatattttgaaatatccaaaagaaggttttctcttcatccaatattcatagggagtgatattagtctttttatggggtatacggttaagtatatgacaagcagtcattaatgcttccccccataaattctttggtaagtcagaagtaagtaaaagtgtattcaccatttctgttagagtcctatttttcctttctcgCTACTCCATTACGTTGAGGACTATAGGGTGccgttgtttgatggataattccataaacttcacaaaaatcatcagtgGAGAAGTATTCTCTTCCCCTATCAGTtcgtaagattttaatcttatGATCCAATTGATTTTCCACTTCggctttgtagattttgaatttctccaaagcctcatctttagtccttaacAGATATACATATGTGTATTTTGAACAGTCATCTATAAAtgtgatgaaatatcttttaccacctctagttagaataccttctaactcacacaaatcagaatgtactaattctaagagttgtgtattcctttctactttcttaaaagatttcctagcaattttagacttgatgcatacagaacatttgtcatgactagaagatgtgcattctggtaataaacctaatttaaccatatttctcatgcacttataattaacatgcccaagtctagaatgccatgtatcaaaagtagaaacaatgtaagcagaagatgagttttcattaatcatattaaatttatacatcccgttcgatgcatatcctttcccaacataaactccccctttggacactatgatgttccctgactcaaacaggattttaaatccatgtttgtcaagcaagcttacagacattaagttcttcctaatatcaggaacatgaagtacatcattCAAAGTAAGCTTTTTCCCGGATGTGAGTTTCAGAACCACTGTGCATTTACCTATGACCTtagcagttgaagaatttcccataaagagatcttgtccatctgctataggttcataaactttgaacaaatttttgttcttggcaacatgtttggttgcaccggaatcgatccaccattcctcatcatcacccacTGCATATACCTTAGATATCATAGCAGCCCAGTCATCATTGTCAACCATGTTGGCTTggtccttttgttgcttctccttgataTAAACTCTGCACTATTTTTTGAAATGACCAGCTTTTCCGCATTTCCAGCAAGCCGCTTTGGGGTTAATAAAtgtaccctttttcttctcagaAACAGTGCCTttcccatcatactttctcttctttcccttagaagatgcattttctataacatgagcctttggagatttttcctccaattcaagtttatccagtttgcgagaattctcttcaacttggatatacttaatcaactcttgcatagtcattgcatccttcttctgtttcaacTCTTTCCGACAATCTTTCCAAGCAAAAGGTAGCTTTAAAATAATAGATGACACTTGGAAAGATTCGTCAAGAGAATGGCCCTCagagatgatttgattcatgagacCTTGCAACTCATAGGTTTGTGAAATAATAGACTTATCTCCTACCATCCTGTAATCAAACAACTTACTTAtaagaaacttcttgttgccagcatccttaattttgtactttttgtcgAGATCCTCCCATAGTTCTCTCGACGTGCTGTCTGCAAATTTGGGCTCATACACATCATAAAGTGTGTTTGATAACCCATTGAGGatgtagcccttgcacatgAAGTCGTCTTGCTCCCACCTCTGGCGCTGCTGTTTCTGCACCGGTGTCTCTCCACTTGAAGCTTCTGCAGTGGTGTCTGTCGGTGTCGGTGCTACTGGCTGCTCTTCGTTCAGGACATGAGCAAGTTTCAAAgcagtgaggaagaaatacatcttccctttccaacgtTTGAAAAATGACCCATCAAACTTCTCAAGTTTGCTTATCTCGTTCCCAAGTATCTTCATGATTGCAGTCTCCTCCATTGaacaaatactgtcttaagattgttagaaatctgcacaaaaaggagaggacagaaagaaggcctgagtcgaacgaaatcgttctgtccttaagacagtatttgcaccctcctaatcctgcaaagggttgcagcaaacctgcctcccaagataaatcaggtgGACTGTTACTGGTTGCAGGGACAAtaacactgtgaagctatcagagattttttGATCATCtggactgagagaattcgtggcccatttataggcccacaaggcctgttcggatgggtcacacccattggctcatatggcttgacctgacaggtcatgactattgggctgggctcccttggctgttcgtgtgggctgcaactcttggggtcaatgttaaaccaagggttgcactccctctttgatcagccaccgatccaacggtcggatcgatcctaagcaccctttgatcagacaccgtcGATCCCGAAAAGATTAAGGTGACATACTGCGACGATGCGCACGTGtgaagtgcaaagtgcgccacattgcgcctcacgcacgTGCACGCGCACGCATACGCGTACGAGCTCGGACGGGtaccgtcctcgctcgcaagtgcaccgtacaatctcttctagcattacatgtgataataataactacttactactaacacatataaacccaatgagctttcctttcatagccgatgtgggactaaaagtccacatcaatattttgaaaaattccaacaggctctatctgaggtcatacttggtacaagacccagaATACTCCAATAGGCAGAACCCAGATGTTGAAATTTCCTACATCTTCCTAAATCTTTTCCATGATAGATAAATTTCCAATAATGAAAATAAGaatttatcaaaaaagaaaagaggagcaGCAAAAATGATGTAGGAAACAAAATAATACATGCCATGAATTTACAAAGAAATTTGAACAGAAATTAGAAGGGTTAAGGTCATAAATACTGAGTAATGCAAGTGAAGCAGAACTGGGACAAAGGAAAATAACTACTCAAAAGTGTGAACTATCAAGGAAGTACTCAGCCCTGTTAACTAGCTCTCTGTAGTTAGAGATTGATCCTAATTCAGGGGAATATACAGTAATtaaatgatcattttgtttccctttttattttattttttgtgtttttatcagtttttcttttggtagaCCACCAAGGGCTGATTCATGGTGCTTCTGTCCCTGGTCTGGGGTACAACAGCCAAAGGCTTTCTGATCAGAGAAGTTGGCACCTTCCATCAGTTAGTTGATTTTATATAGGAGTTACAGCCCACTATTTCGTCTTCTATTAAGTTTTTTAAGCATGCCCCAACTCATAACTGAAGAATTGCTATAAAGAGAGCTTTTTCCGGTCACAGGTTGAGCATTTGATAAAAGTATATATTTTTCCTGATATGGTTATCAATTACTTGCATATGCATTTGCAAGGAAGTTCAAGAGATGATGTTAGGTGGTTTGATGGGGTCTGGAGGGCTgttcccataaaaaaattatagttTTCCAGTACATGATGCTTGCAGGAGTAAATCTCAATCAAGTAAAATGGTAATGATCCTGGTATACACCTAATTGGGCAATTTGAGGCTGCTCTCAAATGCTTCATGGGGCATTCAGAAGATTATGAGCCAGATTTTTCTTGGACTGCAATATTTGTGAAGTTTAAACAGAATGCTTATTCTTCTTAAGCATTGCagattttgatgcaggtgatgaTTGAAGCGATAAAAGCAAACTCAAATTACTATTTCTATAGCTTTTTCAGCCAGTCCTGACTTGTATTTGCTCCAATCTGGCAAGGAGATCCAAGGATATTGTACAAGGCATACTGCTAGGAAGCATAAGTGCCTTTAGGCAACCTAGGAGATCAGAGGATATTCCATAAGGCAAAGAGTTAGAAAACATAAGGAGATCAGAGGATATTGCTTATAATTTATGCCCATTATAAAGATGGGGATCAGGGGAACATGGCTCATGAGTCCTTTTGTAGAATGCATGAAACTGGTATGGTTCCAATAGCTAACAAGTCCAAATTAGGGAACAAGATGCTCAGTTCAGTAACTAGAAACTGAAACAACATGGCAACATGCCCATTCTTAAATGGAGTGCTTTAACTTGATGTACTCAATATGTCATCTATtgaactcttcttcttcaacttcaaTGGGGTCTTCTTTTGGCCAATTGTTTCAAGGTGCTTGATTGGTGAGCTAGTGCTTTAAATTGTTGATATAATGGATTTAAAAACTGAAATCTTTCATGGAAACAATAACTCTCACCATCCCTACTCATGTGAAATTGGAATTTCTGCAATATGATAAAAGAGATTCCTAGTTTATTTATCAGGATTGAGAAAGATACATGTAATTTCATTTTAAATGGCCTTATAAAACAAGGATAATCTCATATTGGAAGCCCAAATTCCTTTTTATGAATATGAAGGTGGTTTATGGGAGGATGCCTTGTTTTGTCACCAATGCAACCATTTCAGCATTTCGGAGATATGGTGTCGAAGCTGGACTATTTTTCTTCCATATATCTTTTGTGTTTCTAGCCAACAGGGATTGAACAATGAAGAAATGAAGCAATTACAAATCTGTGGTGAAGCAATACATGGTAGATCTATGTGCTGGTCAGttcaatgaaacaaaaaaattctcaaaagatATGTCACTAGACCTAAAGCAACCATTTAGTGTTTTTTGTTGTCATTTTAAGGATTTACAAAAGCATCAGCCAGTGGAATATGTTgctttggttttcttcttttg
The sequence above is a segment of the Telopea speciosissima isolate NSW1024214 ecotype Mountain lineage chromosome 7, Tspe_v1, whole genome shotgun sequence genome. Coding sequences within it:
- the LOC122667785 gene encoding pentatricopeptide repeat-containing protein At1g31790-like — translated: MVRTLAYSPHFPSYRFARFHTLARQSQACTQPATPNKVTLRRPNLRIPNLSKIKGRKNITTTTTTDVLCLMDSLQLPVPEDIYAYLLKECTDSRDPIRGSEVHAHINRSDLQLGLPLANRLLLMYVSCDRLDAAQNLFDKMPVRSSISWVTMIAGYVHNDEPRKALWLFFKMPQRTSLESTGLVVVSVLKACFQTGEFGLGKQVHGWVLKIGFGKDLFLGSAFVDFYTKFGCLEGARFVFEQICRRDTVLWTAMIGGYCRVGKFVKVMDLFKDMGREGVKKNNFTMSSALRACGRIMDDGHLGRQVHASAIKLGVEMDLYVMSSLVDMYGRCGLLSDARRAFEIVGNQRNEVCWNAMLTGYLQKGFYDEGIKLMYQMKAAGLQPQDSMLKKARLACGD